The DNA region TCGAAGAGATCGAGCCCAGTCGCGTGTTCATCGATCCGATCACGCGACTTCGTCACCTCGTCCCCGACGAGTACCAGTTCCGCCAGCAGGTCATCTCCTTCATGCGGTTTTTGCAGAACATGGATACCACCGTGATGTTCACGTCCCAGCACATGGAGGGAGCCGCCGACGACGACCTCCAGTTCCTGAGCGACGGCACCTTTCACCTCGACAACGCCGAGCACGGGCGGACGGTCTCCGTCCCGAAACTTCGCGGGTCGGACGCCAGGCGTGGCCCACACTCGCTTCGAATTCGAGACGACGGCGTCGACGTGTTTCCCCGCCTCACGATTCCGGAGCAGGCCGACGACGCCGGGTTGGGAACGGTCCAGTCCGGCGTCCCGGCGTTCGACGAACTGTTGATGGGTGGTATAGACCGGGGGACGATCACCGTCATCAGCGGGCCGACCGGCGTCGGCAAGACGACGACCGGCGCCCAGTTCATGAAAGAGGCCGCTGGACGCGGTGAGCGGTCGGTCATCTACATGTTCGAGGAGACCAGGAAGACGTTCTTCGCGCGGGCCGAGAACGTCAACATCCCGGTCACGAACATGGTCGAACACGGGACGCTCGCCGTCGAGGAAGTCGAACCGCTCAACCTCTCCGCCGAGGAGTTTGCACACAAAGTACGACGCGAGGTCGAGGAAAACGACACAAAGATCGTGATGATCGACGGCATCAACGGGTACCGACTCTCGCTGCGCGGCGAGCGAGAACGACTCATTCGGAAACTCCACTCGCTGGGTCGATACCTGAAGTCCAGAGGGGTAACCGTGATCCTCGTCGAGGAGGTCGGGACGGTGACGAGCCAGTTCGAAGCGACCGACGTCGACATCAGCTACCTCTCCGATAACATCATCTTCCTGCGATACATCGAGGTCGATGGTGAAATGAAGAAAGTCATCGGCGTGTTGAAAAAGCGTACGAGCGACTTCGAGCGGACGATGCGCGAGTTCGAAATCTCGAGCCACGGCATCAAGGTCGGCGAACCGCTCAGGAACCTCCAGGGCATTCTCAGCGGGATTCCGACGCGAACCGACGAACGATCCATCCACCCCGATTCGACCCTCCATCCAGGCGAATGACTCCATCGTCGACCGGTGAGAGACAGGCAGTGAGCGACGACGAGTCGGCTATCACGCCCCGAACGCGAGTCCTGATACCCGTCGATCACGATCAGAACCGGCAGTTGCTCGTCGACTGGTTGACGCCGAAATACGACATCGTCGTCCCCGATGTCGTGGAGACGGTCGACGTATCCTTCGACCTCTGTATCGTCGACGAAAGGGCGTTTAGACGGCTCGAGGACTGGTGTACGTCCCGGAAGGAAGCCGTTCGGCCGACGTTCTTGCCGTACCTGCTGATCACGGATCGATCCCCCACGCCGTCTGCGTTGGACCGTCACTGTATCGACGCCGTCGTGACGGTCCCGGTCAGGAAAGCCAAGTTGCGCGAACAGATCGACGACCTCCTCGCCAAACGACGGGAGTCGGTCGCGCTCACCGAGCAAAAGCGCCAGAGCCACGAGCGATTCCAGACGCTCTTTCACACGGCACCGGATCCGGCGTTCGTCTTTCGAGCCGACGGCCTCGTTCGCGAGGTCAATCGGGCGTTTTGTGCGAAGACGGGCCTCGAGCCCACCCAGGTCGTCGGCGAGCGGTTGCAGGATCTGGACGCGTTTTCGGACGACGTTCTCGAACGACTCCGTCCGGTGGACGAGGCAGGGGACGAGGAACGCGAAGTTGCGTACCGAACCGTCGACGGTCGCCGTCGAATTGCGGAGGTCAACACCTCCAGGATCGACACCGCGGACGAACTCGAGGAGATCATCGGAACCTTTCGCGACGTGACCGAGCAACGCCGACAGAAACGCGAACTCGAGCGCCTCGACGAGTTCGCGAGCATCCTCGCTCACGAACTTCGAAACCCACTCGGCATCGCCCAGATGTACCTCTCCATCGCACGAGAGAGCCACCAACCGGAGGATTTCGAGCAGATCGACGACTCGCTCGAGCGGATGAGTGAGATGATCGACGAACTGCTCTCGCTCGCCAGAGAGGGCGAGACGCTCGACGTCACCGAACGGGTCTCGCTCGAGGCGGTCGTCGACGACGCCTGGTCCCAGGTGGCCGCACCCAAGGCGACCCTCCGGACGGAGTCGCTGTCCGGAACCGCCGAGGCGGACGTCGATCGGCTCGAGCGAGTGTTCGAGAACCTGTTTCGAAACGCCATCGAGCACGCGACGGACGACGTGACGGTGCGAGTCGGGGTGCTCGAGAACGAGCGGTCGGGCGTGTTCGTCGAGGACGACGGTCCCGGCATCGAACCCGGCGACCGCGAGACGATTTTCGACCGGGGGTTCACGACCGGAGGCAACGGGACCGGTCTCGGTCTCCCGATCGTCAAGCAGATCGTCGAGGCACACGGGTGGGAGATCGATTCGGTCGACAGCGAGACAGGCGCGCGATTCGAGATCGACGGACTGCGCCTCTCCTGAACAGGGACTCGTTTTCGACGCCAGGCCCCAGGTCACGAGCGAGTGCTCCGGCGACGACGTGATGGCTCAAAATTCGCCGCTCGCATCTCGAGTAGCGTCGCCTCGAGTGCGGTCCACTGTCGCTGTGCAACGCCATGGGAGGGTCACCTCGAGTGTGGTTCAGCCTGAATGTGTGGTAGAGACAGACTCACAGTATTCGTGGGGGAACGTGCCCTCTGCCGAACAGGATGTCCGTTACGACGCGATCGAGACGACGGGCATCCGAACGCGTCTCACCCATAGAGATACTGATAAATAGCGCCCGGTCCGGAAGTCATTAATATACCTTTCGGCCATCCCAGGGAATTGCACGGCAAACTCCTGAAAGAGCGTGAAATGACGCGAAAAACGGAAATTGCAAGCAACGTTTACGCCTCAGTAAGAACCGTTTACGATTTCCAGGTATTGCCGTCACTGCTGTGGGTTTTGGCTCTTGCAACAGTTTCCGAACAGCCAAAACAATCGTAGAGGCCACTGCAACTGTTCGAAATTTACTGGATGGGGTTTATCGCTTTATTACCCTCTCCGCTATCGTACCTGATGATGAGTCAATCACGAACCGCATCCACGACGCACGACACACCAGCTGTCGACGAGTCCCCCATCAGCGGATCCGCGTCCGAAGACGCGGACACGGAGGAAGAACCCACCCTTTCGAAGGACGAAATCTTCCACCTGCTGCAAAACGAGCGTCGTCGCTTCGTCCTGCAATATTTGCAGGGGAAGGACGACTCCGTACGCATGCCTGACATCGCAGAACAGGTAGCCGCCTGGGAGAACGACACGACAGTCGAGCAACTGTCCTCACAGGAGCGCCAGCGCGTGTACATCCCGCTCTACCAGTCCCACCTGCCCAAGCTGGACAAGGCCGGGATCATCGACTACAACCAGAGTCGTGGCATCGTCGAGCGGAAACCCCTCGCTGACGAGATGGACCGATACATCGACGCCGAGCGGGACGGCGACGACCAAGGGCCGGACGCCAGCGCGAGCCCCGACTTCGCGTCGGGCCGCTTCGTGGGCTTCACCGGCGTCTCGGCGATGGTGTTCCTCGGTGCCATCCTCGAGGTCACGGCCTTCTCGCCGCTCTCGATTGCCATCCTGTTCGCCGTCGCGCTCCTGGGATACACCCTGATGACGGCAGAGAAGTTCAACGACGGCGTCTTCGGCCGAACCGACCAGTCGTAAGCATCTTTTATCGTCGCTCGTCGCGGTGGCGCTCCAGCTACTCGAGTTGCAACTGTACGCAGGTCGCCAAACAGTACGCCAGCTTGCGGTTACACAATTCTCGCCCGGTAGCGGAGCAGATCAATCCGCCACTCGTCCGTTCGAGTCGACCGTTTCGACTCGTCCGTCAGCGTCGGTACTCAGGTTCTCGAGTTCATCGACTGCCGACTGTTCGGCCGTCGGCAAGGAATCGCGAAACCGCGAGAGGATCGCCCGCGCGTCGGCGAGTTCGGGTTCGCTCACGGCACCCAGCAGCGCCAGTGCCCGTCGGGCGCGCGTCCGTCGCCAGGACGCCTCGCGGTGTTCGTAGGTCCTGATCCCGCGCAGGAAGTCGGCTTTGGAGAACTCCGGCCAGTACGGCGCACAGAAGTAGACTGCGGCCTCGTTTCCGTTGGCGTGCCAGGGCAGGAAGTTCGAGGTTCGTTCGTCGCCGCCGGTTCGGATGATCAGATCCACGTCGCGAACCGACTGCCCGTACAGGCGCTCGTCGATCGTCTCGACGTCGATGTCCGCCGGCGAGAGCGACCCCGCCTCGACGTCTCGAGCGACGCTCCGGGCGGCCTCGAGCAGGTGGGTCCGACCGCCGTAGGCCAGCGCGACGTTGAGGACGAACCGGTCGTAGTCGGCCGTCTGCGATTCCGCGTAGTCGATGGTCTCGCGAACCCGGGGCGGCAGGCGTTCGATGTCGCCGATGGCGCGAATGCAGACGCCGTTGTCGTGGACGCGATCGGCGTCAGCGAACTCCCGGAGTTTCTCACAGAGCAGGTCGAACAGCGCCTCGCGTTCGTGCTCGGGTCGAGAGAAGTTTTCCGTCGAGAATGCGTAGAGGGTGAGTTCCTCGACGCCGATTTCCTGACACCACTCGAGGACCCGCTCGGTCGTGTCGGCGCCGGCTCGGTGTCCGTCGGGGGCGTCGTCGCCGTGTTGCCGGGCGTAGCGGCGGTTTCCGTCCTGGATCACGGCGACGTGCGTCGGCGCGCCGGAGACTTCACTAGAAAGCAGCCGCTCGTAGCCCCAGTTGATTCGCCGACGAAGCCAACTCCTCATCGTCGGTACCAAGAATAGCTATCGTTATGGTTCTTGTGTGTGTTTCGTCCGCAAACAACTCATTCGGGAAGCGAGGTTCGGTCTCGCAGTCACACGAGGTCGGAAGCGGGAAAGGTATCAATCAGAACCGTGACGGCTATCCGTCGGCGCACGAACCCTCGAGACATGGCAAACGCGATCGACGAGGACCTCTACCAGCGGACGAAGGCGTTGCTCGAGCCAGGGGACATCCAGCTCAACGGGGCGGTCGTCCACACTGAGTACGGCTCCGACGAGGACGTCCAGATGATGCAGGCGACGATCGACGTCGGTGACGTCATCGCCGAACACGCGGGTCACGACCCGAAAGACTGCTTCGTCTACTCGGGCAACGACGACCCGAACTTCTCCTCGAACCAGCACCAGGGGCTGACCCTCGAGGACGAGGAGTTCGTCTGGGAATGCCAGCAGCTACTGCGCCAGGGGACGTTCGACATCGTGATTTACTACGAGGCGAGCGCCGACCACGAAGCGATCCTCGAGGATATCGAGGAGTTGGGCTACGACGTGACCGGCGTCGAAGGCGAGTGAGTCACGCCGTGAGTGCCCGCAGTCAGCGCTCGCGAACCCGCTCGAGAGTCGGTGACCGTGGCGTCGGCGTACCCGCGCCACTCGCTCGAGTCCGTACGTGACCGTGGGCGAGCCCCGGCAGTAACGTCTTTTAGTAGACTCGATTCACCTCCAAGGACTGGCTCGCCGGTACGAAGCGGGGAAAGGCTTCCAACCGTCCCGAGGCCCTTATGTCCCGTCCGTCCCGACACCCGTGTATGAACACGGACGTCGACCTCACCGAGCGCGAACGGGCGGTCGTCAACGCCTTCCAGGGTGGCTTTCCGGTCGTCGAATCGCCCTTTGAGCCGGCGGCGACCGCCATGCGCAAGGCCGGGGTCGAGATTACCGCGAGCGAACTCCTCGAGACCGTTCGCGACCTCGACGAACGGGGCGTACTCTCCCGGTTCGGCCCCCTCGTGAACGCCCAGGAGATCGGCGGCGCGGCGACCCTGGTCGCAATGTCCGCCCCCGAAGACCGGTTCGACGAGGTCGTCCAGGCGGTCAACGACCATCTCGAGGTGGCGCACAACTACGAACGCGAGCATCCGCACCTGAACGTTTGGTTCGTCGTGTCGGTAGCAGACGAGGCCGAGGTCGAGCGAGTGCTCGAGGACATCGAAGCCGAGACTGGCCAGGAGACGTACAACCTGCCCAAACTGCAGGAGTTCCGCGTCGAGGCGAAATTCTACGTCGACGGCCCCCTCGGAGACGGCGGCCTCGACCTGACCGACCTCGGCCCCGCCGTCGAGCCGACCGACCGCGACTCGCTCACCCCCGCCGAACGCGACCTCGTGCTCGCGGTCCAGGACGGGTTCCCGATCACCGAGACACCCTACGCCGACGTGGCCGAGGCCATCGGGAAGGACCTCGAGTGGACGCTCGAGACGCTCGCCCGATTCGACCGGGAAGGGAAGATTCGACGGATCGGCGTGATCCCGAACCACTACGCGCTCGGATACACGGAAAACGGGATGACGGTCTGGGACGTCCCCGACGAGGTAGTTTCCGAGGTCGGTCCCGAGGTGGCCGCCCTGCCGTTCGTCACCCACTGCTACGAGCGCCCGCGCCACGAGGGTGTCTGGCCGTACAACGTCTTCGCGATGACCCACGGTCGGAGCGAAGCCGAGAGCGACCGACGCGTCGAACAGGTCCGAGAGACGATGGCCGAGTACTGGGACGTCACGGACGACGACTGGGACACCCTGTTCTCGACGCAGATCCTGAAGAAGACCGGGATCAGGCTCGCGGAGCGGGCGGACGCGAACACCGAGGTGGAGACGGGAGCAGAGATGGACACGGACACGCAGACGGACACAGACACACAGACAGACACGAACACGCAGACACAACCTGAGGCGGAGCCGCGATAACCCCCTCGAGACGCTACCGATGATCCCACTGTTTCACGACTTCACGGACGCAACCGTCCTCGTCGTCGGCGGCGGCCCCGTCGGCGCGCGCAAGGCCCGGCGGTTCGCTCGCGAGGCGCAGGTGTACGTCGTCAGTCCCGACTTCGGCGACGCGGACTTCGGCGACGCCGAACGGATTCGAGCGGCTCCCGACCCCGTGGACGTACCGGGGTGGCTCGAGCGCCACGACCCCGCGCTCGTCGTTGCCGCAACCGACGACGAGACGGTCAACGACGCCGTCGTCGACGCCGCTCGAGACCGCGGCGTGCTGGTCAACCGGGCCGACAGGGCCGGATCGCGCGACCCGGGGAGCGTCGTCGTACCCGCGACCGTCGAGGACCCGCCCGTGACCGTCGCCATCGGAACCGGGGGAACCGCACCCGCGCTGAGCAAGTACCTCAGGCAGGAACTCGAAGACGCGCTGGCAGGCGCCGGCGAGATGGCGACGTTGCTCGCGGAACTGCGAGCGGAACTCAAGGCCCGCGAGGTCGATCCCGAGCGACGGCGGCAGGTCGTCACAGACGTCGTCAATACGTCGTCGGTTTGGACAGCTTTACGTACGGGTACCACCAACCACCGGCAAGTGATCGACGACGTGCTAGCTGAGGAACGACTGGGTGGTGAGTCGCGGTGATCCGCGCGGGCGTCGTTTCCGGGATGCGGGTGACCCACGAGAGCGGCGGCATCGACGACATCGCCGCGGCCAGCCCGGAGAGCCAGCGACTGGCCGTGAGCACCCTGGTGTCCGCCCCGGACGTCGAAGAGGCGTACGTCCTCTCGACGTGTAACCGGGTCGAGGGCTACGTCGTCACCGCCGACTCAGCCGACGGGCGGGCAACCCTCGAGGCGTTCTTCGAGGGCGTCGACGCGGATGCGGTCATCGCGAGCGACCACGAGTCGAGTCTCAGACACCTCCTCCGGGTCGCCGCCGGCCTCGAGTCGGTCGTCGTCGGCGAGGACCAGATCATCGGGCAAGTTCGGACCGCCTACGAGGACGCCCGTTCCGGCGGCGGCATCGGCGAGTTGCTCGAACGGGCCGTCACGAAAGCGATACGGGTCGGAGAACGCGCGCGCACCGAAACGGCGATCAACGAGGGCGTCGTCTCCCTGGGCTCGGCCGCGACTCGACTCGCCGCGACAGACCTCGACCTCGAGGGCAAAACCGCCCTCGTCGTCGGCGCCGGCGAGATGGGGCAACTCGCCGCCCGCAGTCTCGCCGATTCGGGCGTTGACGAGGTCGTCGTCGCCAACAGAACCGTTCCCCACGCCGAACACCTGGTCGACGACCTTCCAGTCGAGGGGACGGCCGTTTCCCTCGAGGCGCTCGAAGCGGTCGCGGCCGACGCGGAAGTCGTCGTCGCGGCGACCGGCAGCGCCGACCCGGTCCTGGAGCCGACCCACCTCGGCGCGCGCGAGCAGGTCGTCGTCGACCTCGGCCAGCCCCGCGACGTCCGCCCTGCCGCCGGTTCCCTCGAGACCGTGACGCTCTACGATCTGGACGACATCGAGGAACTCACCGCCGAAACCCGCGAGCAGCGCCTGGACGCCGCTCGCGACGTGGAAGCGATCGTCGACGCGGAGTTCGATCACCTCTGTGCACAATACAAGCGCGCCCGCGCCGACGAGGTGATCGCGGCGATGTACGAGTCCGCCGAACGACTGAAACGACGCGAACTTGAGACGGCACTCTCGCGACTCGAGGCGACGGACGATGGACTCACCGACGATCAGCGCGAGATCATCGAGGCGATGGCCGACGCGCTGGTCGGCCAGCTGCTCGCCCCGCCGACGAAGAGCCTGCGGGAGGCCGCCGCCGAGGACGACTGGGCGACGATCAACACAGCCCTGCAGTTGTTCGATCCGGACTTCGGCGACGACGGGGTCGTCACGGCCGGTGCGAGGACGGCGGCGGTCACGAGTGAAGCGTCCACCGACCGGGACGCCTCGATCGGCGCGCTCGACGACGATTGAGGCGGCCGTCGGCACAATCGTTATTTCACTGGCTTGCGTTCGAGTGATTATGGCGGACGTACTTTCCGACGACGAGATCTCGGACCGACTCCCGGCAGCGTGGGACCGCGACGGCGACGAAATCGTTCGCGTCTACGAGTTCGACGACTACCTGCGCGGCGTGAACTTCGCCCAGATGGTCGGCGAAATCGCCGAATCACAGTTTCACCACCCCGAAATAACGATTCGGTACGACGAAGTCGAGATTCGGCTCACGACCCACGACGCCGGCGGGATCACGGAGAACGACCTCGAGATGGCGGAGTTGATCGAGTCCGAACACGACGCCTGACAGGCACGGATGGAGGCCCATTACGCGTTCCTGGTCGAAGCCAGACTCACGCCCGTCGACCCCGGGCTGACAGTCGATTCACCCGTCGTCGAGCGACGCTGTCTGCTCGAGGCGGCCGAACCCGGCAACCAGGGGTGGCGGCTGTTTCGCGACCTCCTCTGGCGCGGCGAACTCGGCGACGAGCGCCACGCTGGAGCGTTGATCTCCGAGAAACTCGGGCTGCCAGTCGAGGCCGTCGAGTTCCGGGCGTTCTACGCGGACGAACCCTACCTCGAGGCCCTGAAATCGGCGGTCGGGGACGACCTCGAGTCCTTCAAGGCCGACGACGTCACCGAGGTCCTCTCGAAGTACTTTGGGTCGTCGCTCGAGGTTGGGGTCGATCCGATGGGCGGC from Natronosalvus rutilus includes:
- a CDS encoding ATPase domain-containing protein, translating into MPPADRISTGITGLDTIIDGGLIPNRSYLIRGNPGTGKTMVGLHFLLAGAENGEDVLCINLEESTADITRNAESVGLELSAVEFLDMSPSSDLFRESQNYSIFSPDEVDQESFAAEVTARIEEIEPSRVFIDPITRLRHLVPDEYQFRQQVISFMRFLQNMDTTVMFTSQHMEGAADDDLQFLSDGTFHLDNAEHGRTVSVPKLRGSDARRGPHSLRIRDDGVDVFPRLTIPEQADDAGLGTVQSGVPAFDELLMGGIDRGTITVISGPTGVGKTTTGAQFMKEAAGRGERSVIYMFEETRKTFFARAENVNIPVTNMVEHGTLAVEEVEPLNLSAEEFAHKVRREVEENDTKIVMIDGINGYRLSLRGERERLIRKLHSLGRYLKSRGVTVILVEEVGTVTSQFEATDVDISYLSDNIIFLRYIEVDGEMKKVIGVLKKRTSDFERTMREFEISSHGIKVGEPLRNLQGILSGIPTRTDERSIHPDSTLHPGE
- a CDS encoding ATP-binding protein gives rise to the protein MSDDESAITPRTRVLIPVDHDQNRQLLVDWLTPKYDIVVPDVVETVDVSFDLCIVDERAFRRLEDWCTSRKEAVRPTFLPYLLITDRSPTPSALDRHCIDAVVTVPVRKAKLREQIDDLLAKRRESVALTEQKRQSHERFQTLFHTAPDPAFVFRADGLVREVNRAFCAKTGLEPTQVVGERLQDLDAFSDDVLERLRPVDEAGDEEREVAYRTVDGRRRIAEVNTSRIDTADELEEIIGTFRDVTEQRRQKRELERLDEFASILAHELRNPLGIAQMYLSIARESHQPEDFEQIDDSLERMSEMIDELLSLAREGETLDVTERVSLEAVVDDAWSQVAAPKATLRTESLSGTAEADVDRLERVFENLFRNAIEHATDDVTVRVGVLENERSGVFVEDDGPGIEPGDRETIFDRGFTTGGNGTGLGLPIVKQIVEAHGWEIDSVDSETGARFEIDGLRLS
- a CDS encoding DUF7344 domain-containing protein, which produces MSQSRTASTTHDTPAVDESPISGSASEDADTEEEPTLSKDEIFHLLQNERRRFVLQYLQGKDDSVRMPDIAEQVAAWENDTTVEQLSSQERQRVYIPLYQSHLPKLDKAGIIDYNQSRGIVERKPLADEMDRYIDAERDGDDQGPDASASPDFASGRFVGFTGVSAMVFLGAILEVTAFSPLSIAILFAVALLGYTLMTAEKFNDGVFGRTDQS
- the uppS gene encoding polyprenyl diphosphate synthase: MRSWLRRRINWGYERLLSSEVSGAPTHVAVIQDGNRRYARQHGDDAPDGHRAGADTTERVLEWCQEIGVEELTLYAFSTENFSRPEHEREALFDLLCEKLREFADADRVHDNGVCIRAIGDIERLPPRVRETIDYAESQTADYDRFVLNVALAYGGRTHLLEAARSVARDVEAGSLSPADIDVETIDERLYGQSVRDVDLIIRTGGDERTSNFLPWHANGNEAAVYFCAPYWPEFSKADFLRGIRTYEHREASWRRTRARRALALLGAVSEPELADARAILSRFRDSLPTAEQSAVDELENLSTDADGRVETVDSNGRVAD
- a CDS encoding DUF5778 family protein codes for the protein MANAIDEDLYQRTKALLEPGDIQLNGAVVHTEYGSDEDVQMMQATIDVGDVIAEHAGHDPKDCFVYSGNDDPNFSSNQHQGLTLEDEEFVWECQQLLRQGTFDIVIYYEASADHEAILEDIEELGYDVTGVEGE
- a CDS encoding Lrp/AsnC family transcriptional regulator — encoded protein: MNTDVDLTERERAVVNAFQGGFPVVESPFEPAATAMRKAGVEITASELLETVRDLDERGVLSRFGPLVNAQEIGGAATLVAMSAPEDRFDEVVQAVNDHLEVAHNYEREHPHLNVWFVVSVADEAEVERVLEDIEAETGQETYNLPKLQEFRVEAKFYVDGPLGDGGLDLTDLGPAVEPTDRDSLTPAERDLVLAVQDGFPITETPYADVAEAIGKDLEWTLETLARFDREGKIRRIGVIPNHYALGYTENGMTVWDVPDEVVSEVGPEVAALPFVTHCYERPRHEGVWPYNVFAMTHGRSEAESDRRVEQVRETMAEYWDVTDDDWDTLFSTQILKKTGIRLAERADANTEVETGAEMDTDTQTDTDTQTDTNTQTQPEAEPR
- a CDS encoding precorrin-2 dehydrogenase/sirohydrochlorin ferrochelatase family protein, with amino-acid sequence MIPLFHDFTDATVLVVGGGPVGARKARRFAREAQVYVVSPDFGDADFGDAERIRAAPDPVDVPGWLERHDPALVVAATDDETVNDAVVDAARDRGVLVNRADRAGSRDPGSVVVPATVEDPPVTVAIGTGGTAPALSKYLRQELEDALAGAGEMATLLAELRAELKAREVDPERRRQVVTDVVNTSSVWTALRTGTTNHRQVIDDVLAEERLGGESR
- the hemA gene encoding glutamyl-tRNA reductase, whose translation is MIRAGVVSGMRVTHESGGIDDIAAASPESQRLAVSTLVSAPDVEEAYVLSTCNRVEGYVVTADSADGRATLEAFFEGVDADAVIASDHESSLRHLLRVAAGLESVVVGEDQIIGQVRTAYEDARSGGGIGELLERAVTKAIRVGERARTETAINEGVVSLGSAATRLAATDLDLEGKTALVVGAGEMGQLAARSLADSGVDEVVVANRTVPHAEHLVDDLPVEGTAVSLEALEAVAADAEVVVAATGSADPVLEPTHLGAREQVVVDLGQPRDVRPAAGSLETVTLYDLDDIEELTAETREQRLDAARDVEAIVDAEFDHLCAQYKRARADEVIAAMYESAERLKRRELETALSRLEATDDGLTDDQREIIEAMADALVGQLLAPPTKSLREAAAEDDWATINTALQLFDPDFGDDGVVTAGARTAAVTSEASTDRDASIGALDDD
- a CDS encoding 4a-hydroxytetrahydrobiopterin dehydratase, producing the protein MADVLSDDEISDRLPAAWDRDGDEIVRVYEFDDYLRGVNFAQMVGEIAESQFHHPEITIRYDEVEIRLTTHDAGGITENDLEMAELIESEHDA
- the lwrS gene encoding LWR-salt protein; the encoded protein is MEAHYAFLVEARLTPVDPGLTVDSPVVERRCLLEAAEPGNQGWRLFRDLLWRGELGDERHAGALISEKLGLPVEAVEFRAFYADEPYLEALKSAVGDDLESFKADDVTEVLSKYFGSSLEVGVDPMGGPDGSGTD